The Coregonus clupeaformis isolate EN_2021a chromosome 26, ASM2061545v1, whole genome shotgun sequence genome window below encodes:
- the LOC121540407 gene encoding prohibitin-2-like, with amino-acid sequence MANKEPSRFLTNLRDLASRMSGAGGKGAGIGLKLLIGAGALAYGVKEATFTVDGGQRAIIFNRIGGMQMDTVLAEGLHFRIPWIQYPIIYDIRARPRKIASLTGSKDLQMINIGLRVLSRPVAANLPAMYQQLGKDYDERVLPSIVNEVLKSVVAKFNASQLITQRAQVSLLIRRELFERAKDFNIILDDVAITELSFSREYTAAVEAKQVAQQEAQRAQFYVEKAKQDQRHKIIQAEGEAEAAKMLGQAVTKNPGYLKLRRIRAAQAIAKTVATSQNKVYLSADNLVLNLQDDSFNNLSLGKR; translated from the exons ATGGCGAATAAAGAGCCTAGC CGGTTCCTGACAAACCTGAGGGACCTGGCCAGTCGTATGTCTGGCGCGGGGGGCAAGGGAGCAGGAATAGGTCTCAAGCTGCTCATTGGGGCTGGAGCTCTGGCCTATGGCGTCAAAGAGGCTACATTCACAG TGGATGGAGGTCAGAGAGCGATCATCTTCAACAGAATCGGGGGGATGCAGATGGACACAGTGCTGGCTGAGGGACTGCACTTCAG GATACCATGGATCCAGTACCCCATCATCTATGACATCAGAGCCAGGCCCAGGAAGATTGCTTCACTAACTGGAAGCAAAG ATCTGCAGATGATAAACATTGGGCTGCGTGTGCTGTCCCGTCCTGTGGCCGCCAACCTGCCCGCCATGTACCAGCAGCTGGGGAAGGACTATGACGAGAGAGTACTACCCTCCATCGTCAACGAGGTGCTGAAGAGCGTGGTGGCCAAGTTCAATGCCTCGCAGCTCATCACTCAGAGAGCACAG GTGTCATTGTTGATTCGCCGAGAGCTGTTTGAGAGGGCCAAAGACTTCAACATTATCCTGGACGACGTGGCCATAACAGAGCTGAGCTTCAGCAGAGAGTACACTGCTGCCGTAGAGGCCAAACAAGTTG CCCAGCAGGAGGCCCAGAGAGCCCAGTTCTACGTGGAGAAAGCCAAACAAGACCAGAGACATAAGATTatccaggcagagggagaggcagaggctgCCAAGATG TTGGGACAAGCAGTGACAAAGAATCCTGGATACCTGAAGCTTCGACGAATTAGAGCTGCCCAGGCCATTGCTAAGACG GTGGCAACGTCCCAGAACAAAGTGTACCTTTCCGCAGACAACCTTGTCCTTAACCTTCAAGATGACTCTTTTAACAA TCTATCACTGGGAAAGAGGTAG